The following proteins are co-located in the Pomacea canaliculata isolate SZHN2017 linkage group LG10, ASM307304v1, whole genome shotgun sequence genome:
- the LOC112574617 gene encoding hippocampus abundant transcript 1 protein-like isoform X2 has translation MRLAKVFHLKLHQRLPRMTSGLGQASIYHALVVIFLEFFAWGLLTSPIISVLNEAFPRHTFLMNGLIQGVKGMLSFLSAPLIGALSDVWGRKPFLLLTVTFTCAPIPLMRLSIWWYFAMLSISGIFSVTFSVVFAFVADVTTDEDRSAAYGLVSATFAASLVTSPALGAYLQDLYSETVVIWIATAVALLDVFFIMVAVPESLPEKLRPASWGSAVSWEKADPFGALRKVSQDQLILLLCTTVFLSYLPEAGEYSSIFVYLRLVMEFTKENVASYIAMVGVLSVLAQTLILSLLMKYLGHKHTIMIGLLFEIIQLACFGFATQNWIIWTAGCMAAVSSITYPAISAFASSHASADQQGVAQGIITGIRGLCNGLGPALFGFVFYLFHVNLNEGSDHNIEVLKKDNASMPFFQGSLRNLIPGPPFAFGAILVIMALMVAAFIPESPHSSFRKLNSSASIEMKKDPEVEMAFTDGSKKHEVQPLMSDVDIQL, from the exons acttcaGGTCTGGGCCAAGCTAGCATTTACCATGCGCTGGTGGTTATATTTTTGGAGTTTTTTGCCTGGGGTCTCTTGACCAGCCCTATCATCAGT GTTCTGAATGAAGCTTTCCCAAGGCACACATTCTTGATGAATGGCTTAATCCAGGGAGTCAAG ggCATGCTAAGTTTCCTTAGTGCGCCACTCATAGGAGCACTGTCTGATGTATGGGGCCGCAAGCCATTTCTGCTGCTTACGGTGACCTTCACCTGTGCTCCTATTCCTCTCATGCGGCTCAGCATATG GTGGTACTTTGCCATGCTGTCCATATCAGGGATCTTCTCTGTAACTTTCAGCGTTGTGTTTGCATTTGTGGCGGATGTTACCACTGATGAAGACCGCAGTGCTGCCTATGGCCTG GTGTCGGCCACATTTGCGGCCAGCTTGGTGACCAGTCCTGCCCTGGGTGCCTACCTGCAGGACCTGTACAGTGAGACAGTGGTGATATGGATAGCAACAGCTGTTGCCCTTTTGGATGTGTTCTTTATTATGGTGGCAGTGCCTGAATCCCTTCCAGAGAAGCTGCGACCAGCCAGCTGGGGATCAGCTGTCTCATGGGAGAAAGCCGATCCATTTGGA GCTTTGCGAAAGGTGAGTCAGGATCAGCTCATCCTGTTGCTGTGCACCACAGTCTTTTTGAGTTATCTGCCTGAAGCAGGAGAGTATTCATCTATATTTGTCTACTTGCGTCTG GTTATGGAATTTACCAAAGAAAATGTAGCTTCATACATAGCAATGGTTGGTGTCTTGTCTGTACTAGCACAa actttGATCCTGTCacttttgatgaaatacttgggacacaaacacaccatcaTGATTGGTCTTCTGTTTGAGATCATACAGCTGGCCTGTTTTGGCTTTGCTACACAGAACTG GATTATATGGACTGCTGGATGCATGGCAGCTGTGTCAAGCATAACATATCCAGCAATTAGTGCTTTTGCTTCTTCACATGCTAGTGCTGACCAGCAGG GTGTAGCCCAAGGTATCATCACTGGTATTCGAGGCCTCTGTAATGGTCTGGGACCAGCACTGTTTGGCTTCGTCTTCTACCTGTTCCATGTCAACCTTAATGAGGGGAGTGACCATAATATTGAAGTCTTGAAAAAGGACAATGCATCCATGCCATTTTTTCAGGGGTCCCTGAGG AACCTGATTCCTGGTCCACCCTTTGCATTTGGTGCTATTCTAGTCATCATGGCTCTGATGGTTGCTGCCTTTATTCCTGAAAGTCCTCATTCTTCATTCAGAAAACTCAACTCCTCAGCATccatagaaatgaaaaaagatcCAG AAGTGGAGATGGCCTTTACAGATG
- the LOC112574617 gene encoding hippocampus abundant transcript 1 protein-like isoform X4, translating to MIGKKRKRVIGNILWSKKNHKEGTSTSGLGQASIYHALVVIFLEFFAWGLLTSPIISVLNEAFPRHTFLMNGLIQGVKGMLSFLSAPLIGALSDVWGRKPFLLLTVTFTCAPIPLMRLSIWWYFAMLSISGIFSVTFSVVFAFVADVTTDEDRSAAYGLVSATFAASLVTSPALGAYLQDLYSETVVIWIATAVALLDVFFIMVAVPESLPEKLRPASWGSAVSWEKADPFGALRKVSQDQLILLLCTTVFLSYLPEAGEYSSIFVYLRLVMEFTKENVASYIAMVGVLSVLAQTLILSLLMKYLGHKHTIMIGLLFEIIQLACFGFATQNWIIWTAGCMAAVSSITYPAISAFASSHASADQQGVAQGIITGIRGLCNGLGPALFGFVFYLFHVNLNEGSDHNIEVLKKDNASMPFFQGSLRNLIPGPPFAFGAILVIMALMVAAFIPESPHSSFRKLNSSASIEMKKDPGSHVMA from the exons acttcaGGTCTGGGCCAAGCTAGCATTTACCATGCGCTGGTGGTTATATTTTTGGAGTTTTTTGCCTGGGGTCTCTTGACCAGCCCTATCATCAGT GTTCTGAATGAAGCTTTCCCAAGGCACACATTCTTGATGAATGGCTTAATCCAGGGAGTCAAG ggCATGCTAAGTTTCCTTAGTGCGCCACTCATAGGAGCACTGTCTGATGTATGGGGCCGCAAGCCATTTCTGCTGCTTACGGTGACCTTCACCTGTGCTCCTATTCCTCTCATGCGGCTCAGCATATG GTGGTACTTTGCCATGCTGTCCATATCAGGGATCTTCTCTGTAACTTTCAGCGTTGTGTTTGCATTTGTGGCGGATGTTACCACTGATGAAGACCGCAGTGCTGCCTATGGCCTG GTGTCGGCCACATTTGCGGCCAGCTTGGTGACCAGTCCTGCCCTGGGTGCCTACCTGCAGGACCTGTACAGTGAGACAGTGGTGATATGGATAGCAACAGCTGTTGCCCTTTTGGATGTGTTCTTTATTATGGTGGCAGTGCCTGAATCCCTTCCAGAGAAGCTGCGACCAGCCAGCTGGGGATCAGCTGTCTCATGGGAGAAAGCCGATCCATTTGGA GCTTTGCGAAAGGTGAGTCAGGATCAGCTCATCCTGTTGCTGTGCACCACAGTCTTTTTGAGTTATCTGCCTGAAGCAGGAGAGTATTCATCTATATTTGTCTACTTGCGTCTG GTTATGGAATTTACCAAAGAAAATGTAGCTTCATACATAGCAATGGTTGGTGTCTTGTCTGTACTAGCACAa actttGATCCTGTCacttttgatgaaatacttgggacacaaacacaccatcaTGATTGGTCTTCTGTTTGAGATCATACAGCTGGCCTGTTTTGGCTTTGCTACACAGAACTG GATTATATGGACTGCTGGATGCATGGCAGCTGTGTCAAGCATAACATATCCAGCAATTAGTGCTTTTGCTTCTTCACATGCTAGTGCTGACCAGCAGG GTGTAGCCCAAGGTATCATCACTGGTATTCGAGGCCTCTGTAATGGTCTGGGACCAGCACTGTTTGGCTTCGTCTTCTACCTGTTCCATGTCAACCTTAATGAGGGGAGTGACCATAATATTGAAGTCTTGAAAAAGGACAATGCATCCATGCCATTTTTTCAGGGGTCCCTGAGG AACCTGATTCCTGGTCCACCCTTTGCATTTGGTGCTATTCTAGTCATCATGGCTCTGATGGTTGCTGCCTTTATTCCTGAAAGTCCTCATTCTTCATTCAGAAAACTCAACTCCTCAGCATccatagaaatgaaaaaagatcCAG
- the LOC112574617 gene encoding hippocampus abundant transcript 1 protein-like isoform X1: MIGKKRKRVIGNILWSKKNHKEGTSTSGLGQASIYHALVVIFLEFFAWGLLTSPIISVLNEAFPRHTFLMNGLIQGVKGMLSFLSAPLIGALSDVWGRKPFLLLTVTFTCAPIPLMRLSIWWYFAMLSISGIFSVTFSVVFAFVADVTTDEDRSAAYGLVSATFAASLVTSPALGAYLQDLYSETVVIWIATAVALLDVFFIMVAVPESLPEKLRPASWGSAVSWEKADPFGALRKVSQDQLILLLCTTVFLSYLPEAGEYSSIFVYLRLVMEFTKENVASYIAMVGVLSVLAQTLILSLLMKYLGHKHTIMIGLLFEIIQLACFGFATQNWIIWTAGCMAAVSSITYPAISAFASSHASADQQGVAQGIITGIRGLCNGLGPALFGFVFYLFHVNLNEGSDHNIEVLKKDNASMPFFQGSLRNLIPGPPFAFGAILVIMALMVAAFIPESPHSSFRKLNSSASIEMKKDPEVEMAFTDGSKKHEVQPLMSDVDIQL; this comes from the exons acttcaGGTCTGGGCCAAGCTAGCATTTACCATGCGCTGGTGGTTATATTTTTGGAGTTTTTTGCCTGGGGTCTCTTGACCAGCCCTATCATCAGT GTTCTGAATGAAGCTTTCCCAAGGCACACATTCTTGATGAATGGCTTAATCCAGGGAGTCAAG ggCATGCTAAGTTTCCTTAGTGCGCCACTCATAGGAGCACTGTCTGATGTATGGGGCCGCAAGCCATTTCTGCTGCTTACGGTGACCTTCACCTGTGCTCCTATTCCTCTCATGCGGCTCAGCATATG GTGGTACTTTGCCATGCTGTCCATATCAGGGATCTTCTCTGTAACTTTCAGCGTTGTGTTTGCATTTGTGGCGGATGTTACCACTGATGAAGACCGCAGTGCTGCCTATGGCCTG GTGTCGGCCACATTTGCGGCCAGCTTGGTGACCAGTCCTGCCCTGGGTGCCTACCTGCAGGACCTGTACAGTGAGACAGTGGTGATATGGATAGCAACAGCTGTTGCCCTTTTGGATGTGTTCTTTATTATGGTGGCAGTGCCTGAATCCCTTCCAGAGAAGCTGCGACCAGCCAGCTGGGGATCAGCTGTCTCATGGGAGAAAGCCGATCCATTTGGA GCTTTGCGAAAGGTGAGTCAGGATCAGCTCATCCTGTTGCTGTGCACCACAGTCTTTTTGAGTTATCTGCCTGAAGCAGGAGAGTATTCATCTATATTTGTCTACTTGCGTCTG GTTATGGAATTTACCAAAGAAAATGTAGCTTCATACATAGCAATGGTTGGTGTCTTGTCTGTACTAGCACAa actttGATCCTGTCacttttgatgaaatacttgggacacaaacacaccatcaTGATTGGTCTTCTGTTTGAGATCATACAGCTGGCCTGTTTTGGCTTTGCTACACAGAACTG GATTATATGGACTGCTGGATGCATGGCAGCTGTGTCAAGCATAACATATCCAGCAATTAGTGCTTTTGCTTCTTCACATGCTAGTGCTGACCAGCAGG GTGTAGCCCAAGGTATCATCACTGGTATTCGAGGCCTCTGTAATGGTCTGGGACCAGCACTGTTTGGCTTCGTCTTCTACCTGTTCCATGTCAACCTTAATGAGGGGAGTGACCATAATATTGAAGTCTTGAAAAAGGACAATGCATCCATGCCATTTTTTCAGGGGTCCCTGAGG AACCTGATTCCTGGTCCACCCTTTGCATTTGGTGCTATTCTAGTCATCATGGCTCTGATGGTTGCTGCCTTTATTCCTGAAAGTCCTCATTCTTCATTCAGAAAACTCAACTCCTCAGCATccatagaaatgaaaaaagatcCAG AAGTGGAGATGGCCTTTACAGATG
- the LOC112574617 gene encoding hippocampus abundant transcript 1 protein-like isoform X3, whose protein sequence is MIGKKRKRVIGNILWSKKNHKEGTSTSGLGQASIYHALVVIFLEFFAWGLLTSPIISVLNEAFPRHTFLMNGLIQGVKGMLSFLSAPLIGALSDVWGRKPFLLLTVTFTCAPIPLMRLSIWWYFAMLSISGIFSVTFSVVFAFVADVTTDEDRSAAYGLVSATFAASLVTSPALGAYLQDLYSETVVIWIATAVALLDVFFIMVAVPESLPEKLRPASWGSAVSWEKADPFGALRKVSQDQLILLLCTTVFLSYLPEAGEYSSIFVYLRLVMEFTKENVASYIAMVGVLSVLAQTLILSLLMKYLGHKHTIMIGLLFEIIQLACFGFATQNWIIWTAGCMAAVSSITYPAISAFASSHASADQQGVAQGIITGIRGLCNGLGPALFGFVFYLFHVNLNEGSDHNIEVLKKDNASMPFFQGSLRNLIPGPPFAFGAILVIMALMVAAFIPESPHSSFRKLNSSASIEMKKDPGSKKHEVQPLMSDVDIQL, encoded by the exons acttcaGGTCTGGGCCAAGCTAGCATTTACCATGCGCTGGTGGTTATATTTTTGGAGTTTTTTGCCTGGGGTCTCTTGACCAGCCCTATCATCAGT GTTCTGAATGAAGCTTTCCCAAGGCACACATTCTTGATGAATGGCTTAATCCAGGGAGTCAAG ggCATGCTAAGTTTCCTTAGTGCGCCACTCATAGGAGCACTGTCTGATGTATGGGGCCGCAAGCCATTTCTGCTGCTTACGGTGACCTTCACCTGTGCTCCTATTCCTCTCATGCGGCTCAGCATATG GTGGTACTTTGCCATGCTGTCCATATCAGGGATCTTCTCTGTAACTTTCAGCGTTGTGTTTGCATTTGTGGCGGATGTTACCACTGATGAAGACCGCAGTGCTGCCTATGGCCTG GTGTCGGCCACATTTGCGGCCAGCTTGGTGACCAGTCCTGCCCTGGGTGCCTACCTGCAGGACCTGTACAGTGAGACAGTGGTGATATGGATAGCAACAGCTGTTGCCCTTTTGGATGTGTTCTTTATTATGGTGGCAGTGCCTGAATCCCTTCCAGAGAAGCTGCGACCAGCCAGCTGGGGATCAGCTGTCTCATGGGAGAAAGCCGATCCATTTGGA GCTTTGCGAAAGGTGAGTCAGGATCAGCTCATCCTGTTGCTGTGCACCACAGTCTTTTTGAGTTATCTGCCTGAAGCAGGAGAGTATTCATCTATATTTGTCTACTTGCGTCTG GTTATGGAATTTACCAAAGAAAATGTAGCTTCATACATAGCAATGGTTGGTGTCTTGTCTGTACTAGCACAa actttGATCCTGTCacttttgatgaaatacttgggacacaaacacaccatcaTGATTGGTCTTCTGTTTGAGATCATACAGCTGGCCTGTTTTGGCTTTGCTACACAGAACTG GATTATATGGACTGCTGGATGCATGGCAGCTGTGTCAAGCATAACATATCCAGCAATTAGTGCTTTTGCTTCTTCACATGCTAGTGCTGACCAGCAGG GTGTAGCCCAAGGTATCATCACTGGTATTCGAGGCCTCTGTAATGGTCTGGGACCAGCACTGTTTGGCTTCGTCTTCTACCTGTTCCATGTCAACCTTAATGAGGGGAGTGACCATAATATTGAAGTCTTGAAAAAGGACAATGCATCCATGCCATTTTTTCAGGGGTCCCTGAGG AACCTGATTCCTGGTCCACCCTTTGCATTTGGTGCTATTCTAGTCATCATGGCTCTGATGGTTGCTGCCTTTATTCCTGAAAGTCCTCATTCTTCATTCAGAAAACTCAACTCCTCAGCATccatagaaatgaaaaaagatcCAG
- the LOC112574617 gene encoding hippocampus abundant transcript 1 protein-like isoform X5: MIVTSGLGQASIYHALVVIFLEFFAWGLLTSPIISVLNEAFPRHTFLMNGLIQGVKGMLSFLSAPLIGALSDVWGRKPFLLLTVTFTCAPIPLMRLSIWWYFAMLSISGIFSVTFSVVFAFVADVTTDEDRSAAYGLVSATFAASLVTSPALGAYLQDLYSETVVIWIATAVALLDVFFIMVAVPESLPEKLRPASWGSAVSWEKADPFGALRKVSQDQLILLLCTTVFLSYLPEAGEYSSIFVYLRLVMEFTKENVASYIAMVGVLSVLAQTLILSLLMKYLGHKHTIMIGLLFEIIQLACFGFATQNWIIWTAGCMAAVSSITYPAISAFASSHASADQQGVAQGIITGIRGLCNGLGPALFGFVFYLFHVNLNEGSDHNIEVLKKDNASMPFFQGSLRNLIPGPPFAFGAILVIMALMVAAFIPESPHSSFRKLNSSASIEMKKDPEVEMAFTDGSKKHEVQPLMSDVDIQL, translated from the exons acttcaGGTCTGGGCCAAGCTAGCATTTACCATGCGCTGGTGGTTATATTTTTGGAGTTTTTTGCCTGGGGTCTCTTGACCAGCCCTATCATCAGT GTTCTGAATGAAGCTTTCCCAAGGCACACATTCTTGATGAATGGCTTAATCCAGGGAGTCAAG ggCATGCTAAGTTTCCTTAGTGCGCCACTCATAGGAGCACTGTCTGATGTATGGGGCCGCAAGCCATTTCTGCTGCTTACGGTGACCTTCACCTGTGCTCCTATTCCTCTCATGCGGCTCAGCATATG GTGGTACTTTGCCATGCTGTCCATATCAGGGATCTTCTCTGTAACTTTCAGCGTTGTGTTTGCATTTGTGGCGGATGTTACCACTGATGAAGACCGCAGTGCTGCCTATGGCCTG GTGTCGGCCACATTTGCGGCCAGCTTGGTGACCAGTCCTGCCCTGGGTGCCTACCTGCAGGACCTGTACAGTGAGACAGTGGTGATATGGATAGCAACAGCTGTTGCCCTTTTGGATGTGTTCTTTATTATGGTGGCAGTGCCTGAATCCCTTCCAGAGAAGCTGCGACCAGCCAGCTGGGGATCAGCTGTCTCATGGGAGAAAGCCGATCCATTTGGA GCTTTGCGAAAGGTGAGTCAGGATCAGCTCATCCTGTTGCTGTGCACCACAGTCTTTTTGAGTTATCTGCCTGAAGCAGGAGAGTATTCATCTATATTTGTCTACTTGCGTCTG GTTATGGAATTTACCAAAGAAAATGTAGCTTCATACATAGCAATGGTTGGTGTCTTGTCTGTACTAGCACAa actttGATCCTGTCacttttgatgaaatacttgggacacaaacacaccatcaTGATTGGTCTTCTGTTTGAGATCATACAGCTGGCCTGTTTTGGCTTTGCTACACAGAACTG GATTATATGGACTGCTGGATGCATGGCAGCTGTGTCAAGCATAACATATCCAGCAATTAGTGCTTTTGCTTCTTCACATGCTAGTGCTGACCAGCAGG GTGTAGCCCAAGGTATCATCACTGGTATTCGAGGCCTCTGTAATGGTCTGGGACCAGCACTGTTTGGCTTCGTCTTCTACCTGTTCCATGTCAACCTTAATGAGGGGAGTGACCATAATATTGAAGTCTTGAAAAAGGACAATGCATCCATGCCATTTTTTCAGGGGTCCCTGAGG AACCTGATTCCTGGTCCACCCTTTGCATTTGGTGCTATTCTAGTCATCATGGCTCTGATGGTTGCTGCCTTTATTCCTGAAAGTCCTCATTCTTCATTCAGAAAACTCAACTCCTCAGCATccatagaaatgaaaaaagatcCAG AAGTGGAGATGGCCTTTACAGATG